TCGATCGCATTTCGCCTGAGGCGCCGGTGCCGGTCGTGCATGTGCAGCGTCAGGAAGAGCGCCTCGGCGGTGCGGCCAACGTTGCGCGCAACGCCGTGACGCTCGGCGGCCAGGCCGGATTGCTGTGCGTCGTCGGTTGCGACGAACCCGGCGAGCGGATCGTCGAGCTGCTCGGCAGCAGCGGCGTGACGCCGCATCTCGAGCGCGACCCGGCGCTGCCGACCACGATCAAGCTGCGCGTGCTCGCGCGCCAGCAGCAACTGCTGCGCGTCGACTTCGAGGCCATGCCGACGCACGAGGTGCTGCTCGCGGGGCTTGCGCGCTTCGATGCGCTGCTGCCGCAGCACGACGTCGTGCTGATGTCGGATTACGCGAAAGGCGGCCTGACGCACGTCACGACGATGATCGAGAAGGCGCGTGCGGCCGGCAAGTCCGTCCTCGTCGACCCGAAAGGCGACGACTGGGCACGCTATCGCGGCGCGTCGCTGATCACGCCGAATCGTGCGGAACTGCGCGAAGTGGTCGGGCAGTGGAAGTCGGAAGACGATCTGCGCGCGCGCGTCGCGAAGCTGCGTGCGGAGCTCGGCATCGACGCGCTGCTGCTCACGCGTTCGGAAGAAGGGATGACGCTGTTTTCCGCCACCGGCGAACTGCACGCGCCGGCGCTCGCGCGCGAGGTGTTCGACGTGTCGGGCGCGGGCGATACCGTGATTGCAACGGTCGCGACGATGCTCGGCGCGGGCGTGCCGCTCGTCGACGCCGTCGTGCTCGCGAATCGCGCGGCAGGCATCGTGGTCGGCAAGCTCGGCACGGCCACGGTGGATTACGACGAACTGTTTCACTGAGCGCATGCGGTGGCGCGACGAGCGCGCCGCACGCATGGCTCGCACTTTTCAGGCAGGACGATCATGACCCTCATCGTCACCGGCGCAGCCGGTTTTATCGGCGCGAACATCGTCAAGGCGCTCAACGAGCGCGGCGAAACGCGCATCATCGCGGTCGACAACCTGACGCGCGCGGACAAGTTCCGGAATCTCGTCGATTGCGAGATCGACGACTATCTGGACAAGACGGAATTCGTCGAACGTTTCGCCCGCGGCGATTTCGGCAAGGTACGCGCGATTTTCCATGAAGGCGCCTGTTCGGACACGATGGAAACCGACGGCCGCTACATGATGGACAACAACTTCCGCTACAGCCGCGCGGTGCTCGACGCCTGCCTCGCGCAGGGTACGCAGTTCCTGTACGCATCGTCTGCCGCGACCTACGGCGGGTCGACGCGCTTCGTCGAGGAGCGCGAGGTCGAGGCGCCGCTGAACATCTACGGCTATTCGAAGTTCCTGTTCGACCAGGTGATCCGCCGCGTGCTGCCGACCGCGAAGAGCCAGATCGCCGGCTTCCGCTATTTCAACGTGTACGGCCCGCGCGAGACGCACAAGGGGCGCATGGCGTCGGTCGCGTTCCACAACTTCAACCAGTTCCGTGCAGAAGGCAAGGTGAAGCTGTTCGGCGAGTACAACGGCTACGCACCGGGCG
This region of Burkholderia contaminans genomic DNA includes:
- the rfaE1 gene encoding D-glycero-beta-D-manno-heptose-7-phosphate kinase, producing the protein MNTLREVVPVPREQLARSRVLVVGDVMLDRYWFGNVDRISPEAPVPVVHVQRQEERLGGAANVARNAVTLGGQAGLLCVVGCDEPGERIVELLGSSGVTPHLERDPALPTTIKLRVLARQQQLLRVDFEAMPTHEVLLAGLARFDALLPQHDVVLMSDYAKGGLTHVTTMIEKARAAGKSVLVDPKGDDWARYRGASLITPNRAELREVVGQWKSEDDLRARVAKLRAELGIDALLLTRSEEGMTLFSATGELHAPALAREVFDVSGAGDTVIATVATMLGAGVPLVDAVVLANRAAGIVVGKLGTATVDYDELFH
- the rfaD gene encoding ADP-glyceromanno-heptose 6-epimerase, producing the protein MTLIVTGAAGFIGANIVKALNERGETRIIAVDNLTRADKFRNLVDCEIDDYLDKTEFVERFARGDFGKVRAIFHEGACSDTMETDGRYMMDNNFRYSRAVLDACLAQGTQFLYASSAATYGGSTRFVEEREVEAPLNIYGYSKFLFDQVIRRVLPTAKSQIAGFRYFNVYGPRETHKGRMASVAFHNFNQFRAEGKVKLFGEYNGYAPGEQTRDFVSVEDVTKVNLFFFDHPEKSGIFNLGTGRAQPFNDIASTVVNTLRALDNQPPLTLAQQVEQGLIEYVPFPDALRGKYQCFTQADQTKLRAAGYDAPFLTVQEGVDRYVRWLSGQV